The DNA sequence CCTGCCCCTCGACGAAGACCACGTCGGACTCGGCGGCGACCTCGCAGACGAGCGACTCGACGACACCGGCGGTGAAGTCCGCGGGAACGCGGTCGACGACGACGCCGCGGTCCGCGCCGACCATCACGCCCGTCTGGCCCGTGGCGACCCAGCCAGCGTCGAGACCGGCGCGCCGGGCGGCACGGTAGAGTTCGAAGGTCGTCGTCCGCTTGCCGACCGCGCAGTCGGTGCCCGCGGTCAGGACGACCGGCGTGTCGAGGTCGTCGACGCGACCGTCGGACACGCGCAGGTCGTCGCCGCTCGGGGGCTTGCGCACGTCGAATAGGCGGACGCCACAGTCGTCGGCGACCGCCGTCCAGTGGTTGTCCTCCGAGAGGAAGGTGTGCAGCCCGGAGACAACGTCGCAGCCGGCGCGCATCGCACGCTCGATGTCGTCGACCCATGCCTCGGGGAGCTGGCCGCCCGCCGGGGCGACGCCGACGACGAGTGCCTCGGGTGCGGGACCGCGGTCCAAGGCGGACGAGACAGAGTCGACCACGGGAATCGAAGCGAGGTCGGGGTCGTCGCGGCCGAGGACGGCCGCCGCGTCGTCTCCGTCGGCCGCCGAGTCGACGACGGCGGTCACGTCGAACAGTTCACCGTGCATGACGACGCCGTTCGCCGTCTTCCCCTGTGGCGTCCCGAAGGCTCCCTCCGCGAGGACGA is a window from the Halogranum gelatinilyticum genome containing:
- a CDS encoding DUF1611 domain-containing protein, giving the protein MDLHDSFDAPAAAVVLAEGAFGTPQGKTANGVVMHGELFDVTAVVDSAADGDDAAAVLGRDDPDLASIPVVDSVSSALDRGPAPEALVVGVAPAGGQLPEAWVDDIERAMRAGCDVVSGLHTFLSEDNHWTAVADDCGVRLFDVRKPPSGDDLRVSDGRVDDLDTPVVLTAGTDCAVGKRTTTFELYRAARRAGLDAGWVATGQTGVMVGADRGVVVDRVPADFTAGVVESLVCEVAAESDVVFVEGQGALSHRAYGSVSLGLLQGAWPDAVVLVDDPSRETRDDFERFSVPDVASEADRVTSLSDAVIAGVSTWGDADELDYPFPAVNVYDEKGPEQLLELVQETLD